The DNA region TTCCGAAAAGTGCGGGAACGGTCGCCCGAGGGACGCGAAGAAGCCACAGGCATCCGAAAACACCCGGCCCGTAACAAACACCGGTCACCCATTCACTGTGACGGCCATACGAAATCGGAACCTTTCCGAAATTATAAAGGAGACCCAAAAAGACGAGAGGCGCGGCAACGCCGATCAGCCACCACCGATCGGCCAGATGAAGAGCCGACAACCCGACACACGCACCGGCGGCAACACTGAGCAGAGCGTGGATTTCCGCCACACGAGTATTTTCTCGAT from Bdellovibrionota bacterium includes:
- a CDS encoding UbiA family prenyltransferase encodes the protein MATAPKIAAYGHVGWWEALNPPIYLISVLPALTAFTIASRSAAPLIPFLLGTLGVVLLQHAVNVFNDITDWKRNADVEKPDSWVRFHRENTRVAEIHALLSVAAGACVGLSALHLADRWWLIGVAAPLVFLGLLYNFGKVPISYGRHSEWVTGVCYGPGVFGCLWLLRVPRATVPALFG